A single Dechloromonas denitrificans DNA region contains:
- a CDS encoding YkgJ family cysteine cluster protein: MHCRPNCAACCIAPSISSLNKPAGVPCHHLDDALRCTIFGRPERPACCGGLQPSAEMCGESRGQALKWLADLEVLTHPG; encoded by the coding sequence GTGCACTGTCGTCCCAACTGCGCCGCCTGTTGCATCGCGCCGTCGATCTCTTCGCTGAACAAGCCGGCCGGCGTGCCGTGCCATCATCTTGACGACGCCTTGCGGTGCACCATCTTTGGCCGGCCGGAGCGCCCGGCCTGCTGCGGCGGCCTGCAGCCGTCGGCGGAAATGTGCGGCGAGTCGCGCGGGCAGGCGCTCAAATGGCTGGCCGATCTCGAAGTCCTGACACATCCGGGATAG
- a CDS encoding ribonuclease catalytic domain-containing protein yields MNVLFEEDGGFKAGSIMADNDSSLQVEMPTGKRSKIKSATVLLRFEKPSAAALLEQAAPLAEEIEPDFLWECVTDGEFSFLDFARDYYGHEPAPVEATAVLLAVHAAPVYFHRKGKGRFRKAPPDILAAALASLEKKRQQALTMEGWIGELKEFRLPPEIGALSDALLYAPDRNKPETKAFETACSDAGLSAAQMLFKCGAIKSAYFLHYRRFLHEQFPKGTGFPALEAPKLPTDLPRADVRAFSIDDAQTTEIDDALSVVKLPGIGSRIGIHIAAPGLAIEHGSPLDGVARARLSTVYMPGNKITMLPDAVVQNYTLAGGVDCPAVSLYLTVNESLEVLSHESRLEMVHIAANLRHHEIEPWFNAESIGGPLPDQPFKDELVHLWHFANACEGRRGKPSAMQGNNDYNFAIEGDLADPDACVVEISERKRGSPLDKLVAELMIVANSTWGGLLAEKNVACLYRAQTQGKVRMTTSPLPHEGLGVPQYAWMTSPLRRYCDMVNQWQLIACLKGETPAFAQKSAELFGAMRDFEITYAAYADFQRQMERYWCLRWLQQHGITEVDATVRREQLVKIDHLPLLLRVPSLPGELPPGQRVHLAVESLDLLAPEISCRFLSLLGENTPAEVVEEDEQ; encoded by the coding sequence ATGAATGTATTGTTTGAAGAAGATGGCGGCTTCAAGGCCGGCAGCATAATGGCCGACAACGACAGCTCGTTGCAGGTCGAAATGCCGACCGGCAAGCGCAGCAAGATCAAGTCCGCAACGGTATTGTTGCGTTTTGAGAAGCCCTCGGCGGCTGCCTTGCTCGAACAGGCCGCGCCGCTGGCCGAAGAGATCGAACCCGATTTCCTGTGGGAGTGCGTCACCGATGGCGAATTTTCGTTTCTTGATTTTGCCCGTGATTACTACGGACACGAACCCGCCCCGGTCGAAGCGACGGCGGTGCTGCTTGCCGTGCACGCCGCGCCCGTCTATTTCCACCGCAAAGGCAAGGGCCGCTTCCGCAAGGCGCCTCCCGACATTCTCGCAGCTGCTCTGGCCAGTCTTGAAAAAAAGCGTCAGCAAGCGCTCACGATGGAAGGCTGGATTGGCGAGCTGAAGGAATTCCGCCTGCCGCCGGAGATCGGCGCGCTGAGCGATGCCCTGCTTTACGCGCCGGACCGCAACAAGCCGGAAACCAAGGCCTTCGAGACGGCCTGCAGCGACGCCGGTCTTTCGGCGGCGCAGATGTTGTTCAAATGCGGCGCCATCAAGTCGGCCTATTTTCTCCACTATCGCCGCTTCCTGCATGAGCAGTTCCCCAAGGGCACCGGTTTTCCGGCGCTCGAGGCGCCGAAGTTGCCGACCGACCTGCCACGCGCCGACGTGCGTGCCTTCTCGATCGACGATGCGCAGACCACCGAGATCGACGACGCGCTGTCGGTCGTCAAGCTGCCCGGCATCGGCTCGCGCATCGGCATCCACATCGCGGCGCCCGGCCTGGCCATCGAACACGGTTCGCCGCTCGACGGCGTCGCCCGTGCCCGGTTGTCAACGGTGTACATGCCCGGCAACAAGATCACCATGCTGCCCGACGCCGTGGTCCAGAACTACACGCTGGCCGGCGGCGTCGATTGCCCAGCGGTGTCGCTCTATCTGACCGTCAACGAGTCGCTGGAAGTGCTCAGCCACGAGTCGCGGCTGGAAATGGTGCATATCGCCGCCAACCTGCGTCATCACGAAATCGAACCGTGGTTCAACGCCGAAAGCATCGGCGGCCCGTTGCCCGACCAGCCGTTCAAGGACGAGCTGGTGCACCTGTGGCACTTCGCCAATGCCTGCGAAGGCCGGCGTGGCAAGCCGTCGGCGATGCAGGGCAACAACGATTACAACTTCGCCATCGAGGGCGATCTGGCCGATCCGGATGCCTGCGTCGTGGAAATTTCCGAACGCAAGCGCGGCAGTCCGCTCGACAAACTGGTCGCCGAACTGATGATCGTCGCCAACTCGACCTGGGGCGGCCTGCTCGCCGAGAAGAACGTCGCCTGCCTGTACCGCGCCCAGACCCAGGGCAAGGTGCGGATGACCACCTCGCCGCTGCCGCACGAAGGCCTCGGCGTGCCGCAATACGCCTGGATGACCTCGCCGCTGCGCCGTTACTGCGACATGGTCAATCAATGGCAACTGATCGCCTGCCTGAAGGGCGAAACCCCGGCCTTCGCCCAGAAATCGGCCGAACTGTTCGGGGCCATGCGCGATTTCGAAATTACCTACGCCGCCTACGCCGATTTTCAGCGCCAGATGGAGCGCTACTGGTGCCTGCGCTGGCTGCAACAGCATGGCATCACGGAGGTCGACGCGACGGTGCGCCGCGAGCAGCTGGTCAAGATCGACCATTTGCCGCTGCTGCTGCGTGTGCCCTCCTTGCCCGGCGAATTGCCGCCCGGCCAGCGGGTGCATCTGGCGGTGGAAAGCCTCGATCTGCTTGCCCCGGAGATCAGCTGTCGTTTCCTCAGCCTGCTGGGTGAAAATACTCCGGCGGAGGTCGTTGAGGAGGACGAGCAGTGA
- a CDS encoding undecaprenyl-diphosphate phosphatase codes for MDPILLLKALILGIVEGLTEFLPISSTGHLILAGDLLDFNDERGKLFEIVIQSGAILAVVWEYRQRLLVVARGAFSDKAAQKFILNLFVAFLPLAVLGLAFGKAIKAHLFNPYAVATTFILGAFVILWAEKREHQIRVQTVEEMSLVDSLKMGLAQAFALIPGTSRSGATIIGGLLFGLSRQAATEFSFFLAIPTLSVATVYQLYKERALLNADDLGMWAVGFISAFVSAFLCVRWLLRFISSHDFTPFAWYRIIFGIVVLLTAQFGWVQWAAT; via the coding sequence ATGGACCCAATTCTTCTCCTCAAGGCCCTGATCCTCGGCATCGTCGAAGGGCTGACCGAATTCCTGCCGATTTCCTCGACCGGGCATCTGATCCTGGCCGGCGATCTGCTCGATTTCAACGACGAACGCGGCAAGTTGTTCGAAATTGTCATCCAGTCCGGCGCCATCCTGGCCGTTGTCTGGGAATACCGCCAACGGCTCCTCGTCGTGGCGCGCGGCGCCTTCAGCGACAAGGCGGCGCAGAAGTTCATCCTCAACCTGTTCGTCGCCTTCCTGCCGCTCGCCGTGCTCGGCCTGGCTTTCGGCAAGGCGATCAAGGCGCATCTGTTCAACCCGTACGCGGTGGCGACGACTTTCATCCTCGGGGCCTTTGTCATCCTCTGGGCGGAAAAACGCGAGCATCAGATCCGGGTCCAGACGGTCGAGGAAATGAGCCTCGTCGACTCGCTGAAGATGGGTCTGGCCCAGGCTTTTGCGCTGATTCCGGGGACTTCCCGCTCGGGGGCGACGATCATCGGCGGCCTGCTGTTCGGTCTGTCGCGCCAGGCGGCCACCGAGTTTTCCTTCTTTTTGGCCATCCCGACGCTGAGCGTGGCCACCGTTTATCAGTTGTACAAGGAGCGCGCCCTGCTCAATGCCGACGACCTCGGCATGTGGGCGGTCGGTTTCATTTCCGCCTTCGTTTCTGCCTTCCTGTGCGTGCGCTGGCTGCTGCGCTTCATCTCGAGCCACGATTTCACGCCTTTTGCCTGGTATCGCATCATTTTCGGCATCGTCGTCTTGCTGACCGCCCAGTTTGGCTGGGTGCAATGGGCCGCGACTTGA
- a CDS encoding YqiA/YcfP family alpha/beta fold hydrolase has product MGRDLILYLHGFCSSPASWKARRLGEFMAERGLAAHFVCPQLSPVPDEAMAAVSALIEAASGPVTLVGSSLGGHYANHLAEKYDLKAVLINPAVVDVLDLGSFIGEQHNFHSGERFIFSEQHAAQLRAQVSRPRPERYWLLLEEGDEVLDYRQAQAFYAGCRQTVLAGGDHSFTKFPDFMPQILEFAGL; this is encoded by the coding sequence ATGGGCCGCGACTTGATCCTCTACCTGCACGGCTTCTGCTCCTCGCCGGCGTCGTGGAAGGCGCGCCGGCTCGGCGAATTCATGGCCGAGCGTGGGCTGGCCGCGCATTTCGTCTGTCCGCAGCTATCGCCGGTGCCGGATGAGGCGATGGCCGCCGTCTCGGCGCTGATCGAAGCCGCCAGCGGGCCGGTGACGCTGGTCGGTTCGTCGCTCGGCGGCCATTACGCCAATCATCTGGCCGAGAAATACGACCTGAAAGCGGTGTTGATCAATCCGGCAGTGGTCGACGTGCTGGATCTGGGCAGCTTCATCGGCGAGCAGCACAACTTCCATAGCGGCGAACGCTTCATTTTCAGCGAGCAGCACGCGGCGCAACTGCGGGCGCAGGTTAGCCGGCCCCGTCCGGAGCGCTACTGGCTGCTGCTCGAAGAAGGCGACGAAGTGCTGGATTACCGTCAGGCGCAGGCTTTCTACGCCGGCTGCCGGCAAACGGTGCTGGCCGGCGGCGATCACAGCTTCACGAAGTTTCCGGACTTCATGCCGCAAATCCTTGAATTCGCTGGGTTATAA
- a CDS encoding thioredoxin family protein encodes MLIKILGSGCAKCNRLEQLTRDAVAELGLAATFEHVKEMDQIMAYPIMTTPALVINEEVKVAGRMPGKDELLAWLKAAA; translated from the coding sequence ATGCTGATCAAGATTCTCGGTAGTGGCTGCGCCAAGTGCAACCGCCTGGAACAACTGACCCGTGACGCGGTGGCCGAACTGGGGCTGGCGGCGACCTTCGAGCACGTCAAGGAAATGGACCAGATCATGGCCTATCCGATCATGACGACGCCGGCCCTGGTCATCAATGAAGAGGTCAAGGTGGCGGGCCGGATGCCGGGCAAGGACGAGTTGCTGGCCTGGCTGAAAGCCGCGGCGTGA
- a CDS encoding ABC transporter permease, with protein sequence MLLNALLLALREIRRNLMRSFLTVLGIVIGVAAVITMVTLGNGATKMVADQISSLGSNLLMVMPGQRLGPGRDSAGAPKFKSGDIEAIQQQVNGLKAVAPVVGSSVTLVAGTQNWSSTVSGTSNDYFIAGNWKLANGRSFTDDEERAGKAVCIVGNTVKKELFGGQNPVGNSIRVKSFDCEVIGLLAAKGQGGMGQDQDDTVLMPLRTAQRRLTGTLDIGNVMVSLKDSTNSTVAIAQIRSLLRERRKLADNADDNFNVMDTKQIAETLSGTIGTMTALLGAVAAVSLLVGGIGIMNIMLVSVTERTREIGIRLAIGALEHEVLWQFLIEAVVLSAFGGLVGIALAFVACLGLASLMHMPFLFNPVINLTAFGFSAAIGVIFGYVPARNAAQLDPIEALRHE encoded by the coding sequence ATGCTGTTGAACGCCCTGCTGCTGGCGCTGCGCGAGATTCGCCGCAACCTGATGCGCTCTTTCCTGACCGTGCTCGGCATCGTCATCGGCGTCGCCGCGGTGATCACCATGGTGACGCTCGGCAACGGTGCGACCAAGATGGTCGCCGACCAGATTTCCAGCCTCGGCAGCAACCTGCTGATGGTCATGCCCGGCCAGCGCCTCGGGCCGGGCCGCGACAGCGCCGGGGCGCCGAAATTCAAGAGCGGCGACATCGAAGCCATCCAGCAGCAGGTCAACGGCCTGAAGGCCGTGGCGCCGGTGGTCGGCAGCTCGGTGACGCTGGTTGCCGGCACCCAGAACTGGTCGTCGACGGTGAGCGGTACGAGCAACGATTATTTCATCGCCGGCAACTGGAAACTGGCCAACGGTCGTTCGTTCACCGATGACGAGGAGCGGGCCGGCAAGGCGGTGTGCATCGTCGGCAATACCGTCAAGAAGGAACTGTTCGGCGGCCAGAACCCGGTCGGCAACAGTATCCGCGTCAAGAGCTTCGACTGCGAGGTGATCGGCCTGCTCGCCGCCAAGGGGCAGGGCGGCATGGGCCAGGACCAGGACGATACGGTGCTGATGCCGCTGCGCACCGCCCAGCGCCGGCTGACCGGCACGCTCGATATTGGCAACGTGATGGTCTCGCTCAAGGACAGCACCAACTCGACCGTCGCCATCGCCCAGATCCGCAGCCTGCTGCGCGAACGGCGCAAGCTGGCCGACAACGCCGACGACAACTTCAACGTGATGGACACCAAGCAGATCGCCGAAACGCTGTCCGGCACCATCGGCACGATGACCGCGCTGCTCGGTGCGGTGGCGGCGGTCAGCCTGCTGGTCGGCGGCATCGGCATCATGAACATCATGCTCGTCTCGGTCACCGAACGGACGCGCGAGATCGGCATCCGGCTGGCCATCGGCGCACTGGAGCACGAGGTGCTCTGGCAGTTCCTGATCGAAGCCGTCGTGCTCTCGGCCTTCGGCGGCCTGGTTGGCATCGCCCTGGCCTTCGTCGCCTGCCTCGGCCTGGCGAGCCTGATGCACATGCCGTTCCTGTTCAACCCGGTGATCAACCTGACCGCTTTCGGCTTCTCAGCGGCGATCGGCGTGATCTTCGGCTACGTGCCGGCGCGCAATGCGGCGCAGCTCGATCCGATCGAGGCGCTGCGCCATGAGTAG
- a CDS encoding putative RNA methyltransferase, whose translation MKITPFQALACPLDGAPLHRNGSTWSCASGHSFDIASQGYANLLPVQKKRSRDPGDSKEMVAARRRFLNAGFYQPIAAAVSRAALADLPARATVSCLDAGCGEGYYLRQLAAAGSPGQTLALLGLDISKWAVLSAAKQDQRANWVVGSNANLPVLPGTVDRLLCMFGFPVYAEFARVLKADGLLLQVDAGPDHLRELREIIYPTLKPERTAEVPPPAGFRSLSTETVRYPLTISGAEQIADLLAMTPHLYRASAEGRAKAAALTTIALTVDVRLTRFARDATR comes from the coding sequence ATGAAGATCACCCCATTCCAGGCGCTGGCCTGCCCCCTGGACGGCGCCCCCCTGCACCGCAACGGTTCGACCTGGTCTTGCGCGAGCGGTCACAGTTTCGACATTGCCAGCCAGGGTTATGCCAACTTGCTGCCGGTCCAGAAAAAACGCTCGCGCGACCCCGGCGACAGCAAGGAGATGGTGGCGGCCCGCCGGCGCTTTCTCAATGCCGGCTTCTACCAGCCGATTGCCGCGGCGGTCAGCCGGGCGGCGCTCGCCGATCTGCCCGCCCGGGCCACGGTCAGCTGCCTCGATGCTGGTTGCGGCGAGGGCTACTATCTGCGCCAGCTGGCCGCGGCGGGCAGCCCGGGGCAGACCTTGGCCCTGCTCGGGCTGGATATCTCGAAATGGGCCGTGCTGTCAGCCGCCAAGCAGGATCAGCGCGCCAACTGGGTGGTCGGCAGCAACGCCAACCTGCCGGTGCTGCCGGGCACCGTCGACCGCCTGCTGTGCATGTTCGGCTTTCCGGTCTATGCCGAGTTTGCCCGGGTGTTGAAGGCCGACGGCCTGCTACTGCAGGTCGATGCCGGGCCGGATCATCTGCGGGAACTGCGCGAAATCATCTACCCGACGCTGAAGCCGGAACGGACGGCCGAGGTGCCGCCCCCGGCCGGCTTTCGCAGCCTGTCCACGGAAACCGTCCGCTATCCGCTGACGATCAGCGGTGCCGAACAGATTGCCGATCTGCTGGCGATGACCCCGCATCTCTACCGCGCCAGCGCCGAAGGCCGGGCCAAGGCCGCCGCGCTGACGACGATTGCGCTGACCGTCGATGTCCGCCTGACGCGGTTCGCCCGGGACGCCACGCGCTGA
- a CDS encoding ABC transporter ATP-binding protein, which translates to MSSPEAPLIVLRGITKTYGQGPAAFQALQGVDLEIAAGEFVAVMGPSGSGKSTAMNLLGCLDTPSEGEYLFRGIHVERLDRNQRALLRRTCLGFVFQGFNLLARTSAQENVELPLLYRGEPAEQRHASARAALAKVGLDGWEDHTPAELSGGQQQRVAIARAIVTSPLVLLADEPTGNLDSKRSHEIMELLAALNREQGITVIMVTHEPDMAAYARRIVHFVDGQVAQDKLNGHAKESAPCC; encoded by the coding sequence GTGAGTTCGCCGGAAGCGCCGCTGATCGTGCTGCGCGGCATCACCAAGACCTACGGCCAGGGGCCGGCGGCTTTTCAGGCGCTGCAGGGGGTCGATCTCGAAATCGCCGCCGGCGAATTCGTCGCGGTGATGGGGCCGAGCGGTTCCGGCAAGTCGACGGCGATGAACCTGCTCGGTTGCCTCGATACGCCGAGCGAGGGCGAATACCTGTTTCGCGGCATCCATGTCGAACGCCTCGACCGCAACCAGCGAGCCCTGCTGCGCCGCACCTGCCTCGGTTTCGTCTTTCAGGGCTTCAACCTGCTGGCCCGTACCTCGGCTCAGGAGAACGTCGAGCTGCCGCTGCTCTATCGCGGCGAGCCGGCCGAGCAGCGCCATGCCAGCGCCCGGGCCGCGCTGGCCAAGGTTGGCCTCGATGGCTGGGAAGACCACACGCCGGCCGAGTTGTCGGGCGGCCAGCAGCAACGCGTCGCCATCGCCCGGGCCATCGTCACCAGCCCGCTGGTGCTGCTCGCCGACGAGCCGACCGGCAACCTTGACAGCAAGCGCAGCCACGAAATCATGGAGCTGCTGGCGGCGCTCAACCGCGAGCAGGGCATCACGGTGATCATGGTCACCCACGAGCCGGACATGGCCGCCTACGCCCGGCGCATCGTCCATTTCGTCGATGGCCAGGTGGCGCAGGATAAGCTCAACGGCCACGCCAAGGAGTCCGCGCCATGCTGTTGA
- the arsN2 gene encoding arsenic resistance N-acetyltransferase ArsN2 — MNAAPDIAAQPPDDELIALLVACGLPVDDIGPASPAEFFAIREEGAVVAVVGLERYPPVGLLRSLAVAPTWRGRGLAARLLAFAESFAGAHGVASLFLLTTTAGAYFAGKGYAPALRSEAPPAIQATSQFSALCPASSAFLGKTLAAAK; from the coding sequence GTGAATGCGGCGCCGGACATCGCCGCACAGCCGCCGGACGACGAGCTGATTGCGCTGCTGGTCGCCTGCGGCCTGCCGGTCGATGACATCGGCCCGGCTTCGCCGGCCGAATTCTTCGCCATCCGAGAAGAAGGCGCCGTGGTCGCCGTCGTCGGCCTTGAACGCTATCCGCCGGTCGGCCTGCTGCGCTCGCTGGCCGTCGCGCCGACCTGGCGCGGCCGCGGCCTGGCCGCCCGGCTGCTCGCTTTCGCCGAGTCGTTTGCCGGCGCGCACGGCGTGGCATCGCTGTTCCTGCTGACGACAACGGCCGGCGCCTACTTTGCCGGCAAGGGCTACGCCCCCGCCTTGCGTAGCGAAGCGCCGCCGGCGATTCAGGCGACCAGTCAGTTTTCCGCTCTTTGCCCGGCCTCTTCGGCATTTTTGGGCAAAACCCTGGCTGCCGCGAAGTAA
- a CDS encoding efflux RND transporter periplasmic adaptor subunit, which produces MTQTTPDNSTEALLGLLNAAPKSGSGGPRRRWWLLGGGAVLVLGALLLFGRGGNGVTGQYVTEEIGLGNLLVTASASGTLQPTKSVDVGSELSGTLASVLVQENAVVKKGQLLAQLDTAKLTDAVAKSRAAVASAEAAVAQTQATVAETRAALARMRHVAELSGGKVPAKTELETAEASLLRAVANEASARADVVQARASLKTDETNLAKATIRSPVDGVVLTRKVEPGQTVAAAMTTPVLFVLAEDLAKMELQVKVDEADVGNVKNGQTATFTVSAWPGRKFPAVIQRVGLGSTTTDNVVTYKTILQVNNDDLALRPGMTATASIVTASRDNALLVPNAALRFTPPTLGAAPPSRGLVSKLLPGPPPQAPKTRPSAGQPVATQVWVLGENGPQPVAVKAGVSNGRHTEVLGGELKAGMAVITDYQAEKK; this is translated from the coding sequence ATGACGCAGACCACTCCCGACAACTCGACCGAGGCCCTGCTCGGTCTGCTCAATGCCGCGCCGAAAAGCGGATCGGGCGGCCCCCGGCGGCGCTGGTGGCTGCTCGGCGGCGGCGCCGTGCTGGTGCTTGGCGCGCTGCTGCTGTTTGGTCGAGGCGGCAACGGCGTGACCGGGCAGTATGTGACGGAAGAAATCGGCCTCGGCAATCTGCTGGTCACCGCCTCGGCCAGCGGTACGCTGCAGCCGACCAAGTCGGTCGATGTCGGCAGCGAGTTGTCCGGCACGCTGGCCAGCGTGCTGGTACAGGAAAACGCGGTGGTCAAGAAAGGCCAGTTGCTGGCCCAGCTCGATACCGCCAAGCTGACCGACGCGGTGGCCAAGTCGCGGGCCGCAGTGGCGTCGGCCGAAGCCGCCGTGGCGCAGACCCAGGCGACGGTCGCCGAAACCAGGGCAGCGCTGGCCCGCATGCGCCACGTGGCGGAACTCTCCGGCGGCAAGGTGCCGGCCAAGACCGAACTGGAAACGGCCGAGGCGAGCCTGTTGCGGGCCGTTGCCAACGAAGCGAGCGCCCGGGCCGATGTGGTGCAGGCGCGGGCTTCGCTGAAAACCGACGAAACCAATCTGGCCAAGGCGACCATCCGCTCGCCGGTCGATGGCGTCGTCCTGACCCGCAAGGTCGAGCCGGGCCAGACCGTGGCGGCGGCGATGACGACGCCGGTGCTGTTCGTGCTGGCCGAAGATCTGGCGAAGATGGAGTTGCAGGTCAAGGTCGACGAGGCCGATGTCGGCAATGTCAAGAATGGCCAGACCGCTACCTTCACCGTCTCGGCCTGGCCGGGCCGCAAGTTCCCGGCCGTCATCCAGCGCGTCGGTCTCGGCTCGACGACGACCGACAACGTCGTGACCTACAAGACCATCCTCCAGGTGAATAACGACGATCTGGCGCTCCGCCCGGGCATGACGGCGACCGCCAGCATCGTCACGGCCAGCCGCGACAACGCGCTGCTGGTGCCGAACGCGGCGCTGCGCTTCACGCCGCCGACGCTCGGCGCGGCGCCGCCGAGTCGCGGCCTGGTCAGCAAGCTGTTGCCGGGGCCGCCGCCGCAGGCGCCGAAGACCCGGCCGAGCGCCGGCCAGCCGGTGGCGACGCAAGTCTGGGTGCTCGGCGAGAACGGCCCGCAGCCGGTGGCAGTCAAGGCCGGAGTCAGCAATGGCCGCCATACCGAAGTGCTGGGCGGCGAGCTGAAGGCCGGCATGGCGGTGATCACCGATTATCAGGCGGAGAAAAAGTGA
- a CDS encoding permease, translating to MAWMIGATQGGLASLASYLAAHVLLCLVPAFFIAGALSALVPQQSIIRFLGPDAPKWVSYPAAAGAGSLLAVCSCTIQPLFAGIYKKGAGLGPAVTFLFFAPAGNILALSYTGVALGADFAIARIVLALSFGIGIGLIMATLFRAGETARLADARTFAGGEAIPARTLLFLAALIALLLAGTLKLDFLATGLLAVELPWSGARAVQGVLDQWVPINAATGAEGLSLQGAMLILLLGGIGACAWRGLGTVDNGFNRLTPVALALTALTLIFAALGMRAGEQGVVLTVTGRSLAVALLCCALLPLARRFDAWDVQQWLWETWRFVKQIFPLLIVGVFLVGVIRVFIQPEWIRTVAGSNTVLANLAGVVFGVFMYFPTLVEVPIAKMFLSLGMHPGPLIAYLMADPELSLQSILITAAIIGKLRAWTYVGLVALFSTLAGLTYGAWVDGASWVLLGIAVVGFVALIVGTLHLTERRQNA from the coding sequence ATGGCATGGATGATCGGCGCAACGCAGGGCGGACTGGCCAGCCTGGCCTCCTACCTGGCGGCCCACGTGCTGCTCTGCCTGGTGCCCGCCTTTTTCATCGCCGGCGCCCTGTCGGCGCTGGTGCCGCAGCAGTCGATCATCCGCTTTCTCGGACCGGACGCCCCGAAATGGGTGTCCTACCCGGCCGCTGCCGGCGCCGGCAGCCTGCTGGCGGTCTGTTCGTGCACCATCCAGCCGCTGTTTGCCGGCATCTACAAGAAAGGTGCCGGGCTGGGGCCGGCCGTCACCTTCCTGTTCTTCGCGCCGGCCGGCAACATCCTCGCCCTGTCCTACACCGGCGTCGCGCTCGGCGCCGACTTTGCCATTGCCCGCATCGTGCTGGCGCTATCGTTCGGCATCGGCATCGGCCTGATCATGGCCACCCTGTTCCGCGCCGGCGAAACGGCACGGCTGGCCGATGCCCGGACCTTCGCCGGGGGCGAAGCGATTCCGGCCAGGACGCTGCTCTTTCTCGCCGCCTTGATCGCCCTACTGCTGGCCGGCACCTTGAAGCTCGATTTCCTGGCGACCGGTTTGCTCGCTGTCGAATTGCCGTGGTCCGGCGCCCGGGCGGTGCAGGGGGTGCTCGACCAATGGGTGCCGATCAACGCGGCGACCGGCGCCGAGGGGCTGAGTCTGCAGGGCGCCATGCTGATTCTGCTGCTCGGCGGCATCGGCGCCTGTGCATGGCGGGGCCTCGGCACCGTCGACAACGGCTTCAATCGACTGACGCCGGTCGCCCTGGCGCTGACCGCCCTGACCCTGATTTTCGCCGCCCTCGGCATGCGCGCCGGCGAGCAGGGGGTGGTCCTTACCGTCACCGGCCGCAGCCTCGCCGTGGCGCTGCTGTGCTGCGCCCTGCTGCCCCTGGCCCGGCGCTTCGACGCCTGGGACGTGCAGCAGTGGCTGTGGGAAACCTGGCGCTTCGTGAAGCAGATATTTCCGCTGCTCATCGTCGGCGTCTTTCTGGTCGGCGTCATCCGCGTCTTCATCCAGCCGGAGTGGATACGCACGGTGGCCGGAAGCAATACCGTTCTCGCCAATCTGGCAGGCGTCGTCTTCGGCGTCTTCATGTATTTCCCGACCCTGGTCGAAGTCCCGATCGCCAAGATGTTCCTGTCGCTCGGCATGCACCCCGGGCCGTTGATCGCCTACCTGATGGCCGACCCCGAGCTGTCGTTGCAGAGCATCCTGATCACCGCGGCGATCATCGGCAAGCTGCGCGCCTGGACCTATGTCGGGCTGGTCGCGCTATTCTCGACCCTGGCCGGCCTGACTTACGGCGCCTGGGTTGATGGTGCATCATGGGTGCTGCTCGGGATCGCCGTCGTCGGCTTCGTAGCGCTGATTGTCGGCACCCTGCACCTGACGGAACGACGCCAAAACGCTTAA